One window of Nicotiana tomentosiformis unplaced genomic scaffold, ASM39032v3 Un00003, whole genome shotgun sequence genomic DNA carries:
- the LOC138903798 gene encoding uncharacterized protein → MDPLKYIFQKPMPTGKLAKWKILLSKFDIVYVTQKAVKGQALADHLVENLVDGKYGPLKIYFLDEEESFVGEDITEAYDGWRVFFDGAANFKGVGIRAVLVSETVQHYPELLVIGDSDLLVHQVLGEWATKNTKIFPYLHCVQELIKWFTKIEFKHVPRIQNEFVDELATLSSMIQHPDKNFIYLVPIGNHKQPACCAHVEEESDGNPWFHDIKEYLEKGEYPKHSTRTQKCTLR, encoded by the exons ATGGATCCACTGaaatatatctttcagaagcccatgcctacgggtaagttagcaaagtggaaaATATTGCTGAGCAAGTTTGACatcgtctatgtaactcagaaggcagtcaaaggacaagcattggcagatcatCTAGTAGAAAATCTCGTAGACGGAAAATACGGACCattgaaaatatattttctcGACGAGGAGGAGTCGTTCGTGGGAGAAGATATCACTgaagcatatgatggttggagagtgttcttcgacggagcggcaaacttcaaaggagtaggtataAGAGCTGTTTTGGTATCAGAAACCGtccaacattatccg GAGTTGTTAGTAATTGGAGATTCTGATCTGTTGGTGCATCAAgttttaggagaatgggctacaaaaaataccaaaatatttccatatttgcactgtgtacaagagctgatcaaatggttcacaaagatagaattcaaacatgttccgagaattcAAAATGAGTTCGTAGATGAATTGGCCACTCTATcatccatgatacaacacccagacaagaacttCATCTATCTTGTCCCAATaggaaatcataaacagccagcttgttgtgctcatgttgaagaagagagcGATGGAAATCCGTGGTTCCATGACATCAAGGAATATCTGGAAAAAGGAGAATATCCAAAGCACTCTACCCGTACTCAGAAGTGCACGCTTCGATAA
- the LOC138903799 gene encoding uncharacterized mitochondrial protein AtMg00860-like — MAFLGHVVSGECIKVNPKKIELVQSWPHPTSATEIRSFLGLASYCRLFMEGFSSIVAPLARLTQKGAQFHWSDDCEANLQKLKTVLTTTLVLVLPSGSGILQHLFTKMDLNLRQRRCLELPKNYDITIPYHPEKANVVADALSRKTESMGSLAFISAEGRPLALDI; from the exons ATGGCATTCTTAGGGCATGTGGTATCAGGCGAGTGTATTAAGGTaaatcccaagaagattgagctagttcagagttggcctcatcctacttcggcgaccgagatcaggagtttcttggggttagccaGTTATTGTCGCTTGTtcatggagggcttctcatccattGTAGCACCATTGGCTAGATTGACACAGAAGGGTGCTCAGTTtcattggtccgatgattgtgaggcgaacttgcagaagctcaagacagttttgacAACAACACTAGTCCttgtgttgccttctggttcggggat cttgcagcatttgttcacgaaaatggatctcaatttgagacagCGTAGATGTCTTGAGTTACCGAAgaattatgacatcaccattcctTATCATCCGgaaaaggcgaatgtagtagcggatgccttgagcaggaagacagagagtatgggtagcttggcattcatttcagcagaggggAGGCCACTAGCCTTGGATatttag